A segment of the Serratia fonticola genome:
CGCCAGAACCAAAGAAACGCTTTTCACCATCTCTGCCGCCGGGCTTTCACCCGCCGCCAGCTTCTGCTGCATCTGCACAAAGGTTTTCATGCCCTGATTGCGCACCAGAGATACCCCTACACAGGAGGTGAAGACCACCAGCAACAGCGTTATCGCCACACCCAATACGGCAGCAACTTTGATAAATAAGGATATTTCGATATAAGCCAGCAGAAATATCAGCAGTAACGGTAACCAGCGCACCTGGTTCTCCTCTAGGTCGAGTCGGCGTACCCGCTGATGGCAGATACGTGAAGAATGGGGCTTGCAACAAGCCGTTCTTAATACAATGGGGGCATCCTCCGATCATTTCAACCAAGCGTTTCCCTTTATTGCTAGCGTGAATAAACGTGAAACAGTTCACAGAAATCGAAAGCTATCACTTTTGAAGTACCAGATAGTGATCTGCATTCATTCATTTATTACAAACCAGCATATGATCCGGGTAGCAACAATCGCTGCGGTCAATACTTCCGCACTTGAAGCTCTCGGCAACATTATTTCGTTAACACGCATATAATTAATTCGGCAGCAACATAGAGAAGGTTCTCATGTCAAACAACATTCGTATCGAAGAAGACCTGTTAGGAACACGTGAAGTCCCCGCAGAAGCCTATTACGGTGTTCATACTCTGCGTGCGATTGAAAACTTCTATATCAGCAACAGTAAAATCAGTGATGTTCCTGAATTTGTTCGCGGCATGGTTATGGTGAAAAAAGCCGCGGCAATGGCCAACAAAGAACTGAAAACCATTCCTCGCAAAATTGCCGACACCATCATCCAGGCCTGTGACGAAGTGCTGGATAAAGGCAAGTGCATGGATCAATTCCCTGTGGATGTGTTCCAAGGGGGCGCAGGCACCTCGTTGAACATGAACACCAACGAAGTGCTGGCAAATATCGGCCTGGAACTGATGGGTCACCAGAAGGGTGAATATCAATACCTGAACCCTAACGATCATCTTAACAAATGTCAGTCTACCAATGACGCGTACCCTACCGGCTTCCGCATCGCCGTCTATGCGTCCAACCAGAAACTGATCGATGCGATCAACCAACTGCGTGAAGGCTTTGACCGCAAGGCCAAAGAGTTCGAAACCATTCTGAAAATGGGGCGTACCCAGTTGCAGGATGCCGTGCCAATGACGCTAGGCCAAGAGTTCCATGCGTTCAGCGTGTTGCTGAATGAAGAAACCCGTAACCTGCATCGCACGGCGGAATTGCTGCTGGAAGTTAACCTGGGCGCCACCGCAATCGGCACCGCGTTGAACACCCCGGAAGGCTACCAACATCTGGCTGTACAGAAACTGGCAGAAGTCAGCAACCTGCCGGTGGTGCCAGCCGAAGACCTGATCGAAGCCACCTCCGACTGTGGTGCCTACGTGATGGTACACAGCGCACTGAAACGCCTGGCGGTGAAACTGTCCAAGATCTGTAACGACCTGCGCCTGCTCTCCTCTGGCCCACGCGCCGGCCTGAACGAAATCAACCTGCCAGAGTTGCAGGCAGGTTCTTCTATCATGCCAGCCAAAGTGAACCCGGTTGTTCCTGAAGTTGTTAACCAGGTTTGCTTTAAAGTGATCGGTAATGACACTTGCGTTACCATGGCCGCCGAAGCAGGTCAGTTGCAGTTAAACGTGATGGAACCAGTGATTGGCCAAGCGATGTTTGAGTCAATTCACATTCTGACCAACGCCTGCTATAACCTGCTGGAAAAATGTATTAATGGTATTACAGCAAACAAAGAAGTATGCGAACACTATGTCTTCAACTCTATCGGTATCGTCACTTATCTGAACCCGTTCATTGGCCACCACAACGGTGACATTGTTGGCAAGATTTGCGCAGAAACCGGCAAGAGCGTACGTGAAGTCGTATTGGAGCGCGGATTGCTGACCGAAGCCGAGCTGGATGACATCTTCTCTGTAGAGAACCTGATGCACCCGGCCTATAAAGCGAAACGCTATACTGATGAAAATGAACAATAATAGAACCATCCGGTAGCCTGAAAGGCACGCAAATCCTCTGGATAGCGTGCCTTTTTTCTTTCAGCCGCCACAATATTGTAACTTTTGGTTTTCATAAAAATTCATTTTGAAGGGGTAAACATTATGCTAATTGTGGAATTGATCATCGTTCTACTGGCCATATTTTTAGGGGCCAGGCTGGGCGGTATCGGAATTGGCTTTGCGGGCGGTCTTGGGGTGTTGGTTTTGGCCATGATTGGCGTTAAACCGGGCAGTATTCCCTTCGACGTGATTTCAATCATCATGGCAGTGATCGCGGCGATCTCCGCGATGCAGGTCGCAGGCGGGATGGACTATCTGGTCCAGCAAACTGAAAAGCTGCTGCGTAAAAATCCAAAATACATCACTATTCTGGCCCCGATCGTCACCTATTTTCTGACCATCTTCGCAGGCACCGGGAATATCTCCCTCTCTGCACTGCCGGTAATTGCCGAAGTGGCCAAAGAACAGGGTGTCAAACCTTGCCGTCCACTGTCTACTGCCGTCGTTTCTGCGCAGATTGCCATCACCGCTTCGCCTATCTCGGCGGCCGTGGTGTATATGTCTTCCGTCATGGAAGGCCACGGCGTGAGTTACCTGCATCTGCTGATGGTGGTGATCCCTTCTACTTTCTGCGCCGTGATCGTGATGTCACTGCTGGTTACCTGGCTGTTTGACTCCAAACTGTCTGACGATCCGGTGTATCAGAAACGCTTTGAAGAAGGTCTGATCACACTGC
Coding sequences within it:
- the aspA gene encoding aspartate ammonia-lyase, with the protein product MSNNIRIEEDLLGTREVPAEAYYGVHTLRAIENFYISNSKISDVPEFVRGMVMVKKAAAMANKELKTIPRKIADTIIQACDEVLDKGKCMDQFPVDVFQGGAGTSLNMNTNEVLANIGLELMGHQKGEYQYLNPNDHLNKCQSTNDAYPTGFRIAVYASNQKLIDAINQLREGFDRKAKEFETILKMGRTQLQDAVPMTLGQEFHAFSVLLNEETRNLHRTAELLLEVNLGATAIGTALNTPEGYQHLAVQKLAEVSNLPVVPAEDLIEATSDCGAYVMVHSALKRLAVKLSKICNDLRLLSSGPRAGLNEINLPELQAGSSIMPAKVNPVVPEVVNQVCFKVIGNDTCVTMAAEAGQLQLNVMEPVIGQAMFESIHILTNACYNLLEKCINGITANKEVCEHYVFNSIGIVTYLNPFIGHHNGDIVGKICAETGKSVREVVLERGLLTEAELDDIFSVENLMHPAYKAKRYTDENEQ